A genomic region of Desulfomonile tiedjei contains the following coding sequences:
- the murJ gene encoding murein biosynthesis integral membrane protein MurJ yields MAEERIESQSLSSTTDHQPVSEHKAITQAAGVVGFWTTLSRVLGFVRDMVIALFLGAGLGADAFFVAFRIPNLLRRLFAEGALSAAFIPTFVDTLQRKGITEAARLARITISFAAIVLAIVTVICIIFSPWLVRVTAPGFFENPVKFNLTVDLTRIMFPYIFLISLVALASGVLNSLRHFAAPAAAPVVLNISMIFSVAFFCRFFNVEPYMALAWGVIAGGILQLLLQVPFMNATGVRIRPDFHFKDPTLKRIGRLFVPAAFSGGVSQINVLVGTVLASLLAQGSVSWLWYADRIVELPLGVFAIALGTAVLPSMSRQASNGDLPALRHSVTFSLRLIGFFIIPASIGLILLREPIVAVLFQRGLFTVVDTRETAYALLWYTVGLWAFSGLRVVTQAFFSLKDTRTPLWVSIGAVIVNVVAGVLLMGPMAQGGLALATSLAAAFNLLLLFAILAKRLGGFPSADLLDSLARTSVASLLMGGFLFYSRSFGTWEQGLNFVNGPVLAGCIIGGLVIYGAASYLLGGRELKAMFSLLKGK; encoded by the coding sequence ATGGCAGAAGAACGGATAGAAAGTCAATCTCTTTCATCGACGACCGACCACCAACCGGTCTCCGAGCATAAGGCCATCACGCAGGCCGCAGGGGTAGTCGGCTTCTGGACTACCCTGAGCAGAGTGCTCGGCTTTGTGCGGGACATGGTGATCGCTCTGTTCCTCGGCGCAGGTCTGGGAGCGGACGCGTTTTTTGTAGCCTTCCGTATCCCGAACCTGTTGCGGCGGCTTTTCGCTGAAGGGGCTTTGTCCGCGGCCTTCATCCCGACCTTTGTTGACACCCTCCAAAGAAAGGGTATTACCGAGGCTGCACGCCTGGCCAGAATCACCATTAGCTTCGCTGCGATCGTCCTGGCCATTGTTACGGTGATCTGCATCATCTTCAGCCCGTGGCTTGTCAGGGTCACGGCTCCGGGGTTCTTCGAGAATCCTGTCAAGTTCAACCTGACGGTTGACCTGACCAGGATAATGTTTCCCTACATTTTCCTTATTTCTCTTGTGGCTTTGGCCTCGGGGGTACTGAATTCCCTTCGCCACTTTGCCGCACCGGCTGCGGCTCCGGTTGTATTGAACATCTCAATGATTTTCAGTGTAGCCTTCTTCTGCAGGTTTTTCAATGTCGAGCCCTATATGGCCCTGGCTTGGGGGGTGATTGCAGGGGGGATACTTCAACTTTTGCTCCAGGTCCCCTTCATGAATGCGACTGGGGTCCGGATTCGCCCTGATTTCCATTTCAAGGACCCTACGCTCAAAAGGATCGGCCGCTTATTCGTGCCGGCAGCTTTTAGTGGAGGGGTTTCTCAGATAAACGTCCTTGTGGGTACCGTGCTGGCTTCCTTGTTGGCCCAGGGAAGTGTCTCATGGTTGTGGTACGCGGATAGAATCGTGGAGCTTCCGCTGGGTGTTTTCGCCATTGCGCTGGGGACCGCTGTGTTGCCTTCGATGAGCCGGCAAGCGAGCAACGGCGATCTTCCGGCTCTCAGGCATTCTGTTACCTTTTCTCTCAGACTGATAGGGTTCTTTATTATTCCTGCATCAATCGGTTTGATTCTGCTTCGGGAACCGATCGTCGCGGTGCTTTTCCAGAGGGGGTTGTTTACGGTCGTTGACACGCGGGAAACGGCCTATGCCCTGTTGTGGTACACAGTCGGTTTGTGGGCATTTTCCGGATTAAGGGTCGTTACGCAGGCCTTTTTCTCACTGAAGGACACCAGGACACCTCTGTGGGTGTCGATTGGCGCAGTGATAGTTAATGTGGTCGCGGGAGTGCTCCTCATGGGACCGATGGCGCAGGGCGGGTTGGCCCTTGCAACGTCGCTCGCAGCGGCCTTCAACCTCTTGTTACTGTTCGCTATTCTGGCAAAACGCCTCGGCGGTTTTCCCTCAGCCGACCTTTTGGATTCCCTGGCACGAACTTCGGTGGCATCACTCTTGATGGGCGGGTTCCTGTTCTACTCCAGGAGCTTCGGAACATGGGAGCAAGGCCTCAACTTCGTAAACGGTCCCGTACTCGCAGGCTGCATCATTGGCGGGCTGGTCATTTACGGGGCCGCTTCGTACTTGCTCGGAGGGAGGGAACTGAAGGCTATGTTCTCACTTCTGAAAGGCAAGTAA
- a CDS encoding HD domain-containing protein: protein MLKHTPRSGFQFLGSGSETVAEHSFRSAVIGYVLGRVSGDLATERVVLMCLFHDLVEARTGDLNYVNKKYVKADEDAAARDMTADLFFGEEIRNLADEFNNRKTPESEAAHDADQLEMILQLKELADLGNRYSPEWISAAIKRLRTDNGKRLARSILNTDFSAWWFKEKEDEWWVNADRTEESEK, encoded by the coding sequence ATGCTGAAGCACACACCTCGATCGGGATTTCAGTTCCTGGGATCAGGCAGCGAAACCGTTGCCGAACATAGCTTTCGAAGTGCGGTGATCGGGTACGTTTTAGGTCGCGTTTCCGGCGACCTGGCGACAGAACGCGTGGTTCTGATGTGTCTCTTCCATGATCTGGTCGAGGCGCGAACCGGGGATTTGAATTACGTTAACAAGAAGTACGTGAAGGCCGACGAGGATGCCGCTGCACGGGACATGACGGCAGATCTGTTTTTCGGTGAAGAAATACGCAATTTGGCAGATGAATTCAACAATCGGAAAACCCCCGAATCAGAGGCTGCTCACGACGCGGACCAGCTGGAAATGATCCTTCAACTAAAGGAGCTTGCGGATCTCGGGAACAGGTATTCGCCGGAATGGATTTCCGCTGCCATTAAACGGCTTCGGACCGATAACGGCAAGCGCCTGGCCAGGAGCATTCTGAACACCGATTTCTCCGCATGGTGGTTCAAAGAGAAGGAAGACGAGTGGTGGGTCAACGCGGATCGCACCGAAGAGAGCGAGAAGTAG
- the hemB gene encoding porphobilinogen synthase yields MQFPEYRARRLRRTETLRSMVREVRLNTEDFILPFFVRHGKDVRNPIASMPGQYQISPDVLVRELKEPVDRGIPAILLFGIPQKKDAVGSEGYAKNGIVQQAIREVKNAFPDLVVITDVCLCEYTDHGHCGVIRDNDVDNDLTLELLAKMSVSHASAGADMVGPSDMMDGRVSAIREALDEGGFDWLPIMSYAAKYASAFYGPFRDAAESPPKFGDRRSYQMDPANSDEALREVAMDVDEGADLIMVKPALPYLDVIWRVRNTFDLPLVAYNVSGEFAMIKAAAQNGWLDGDRCMMEALTAIKRAGADLIITYHALEAVRILQKDSRPRKK; encoded by the coding sequence ATGCAGTTCCCGGAATACAGGGCCAGACGGCTCAGACGGACGGAGACGCTGCGAAGTATGGTGCGGGAAGTTCGCCTGAATACTGAGGACTTCATCTTACCGTTCTTCGTGCGACATGGCAAAGATGTAAGGAACCCGATCGCAAGCATGCCCGGACAGTATCAGATCTCTCCGGACGTCCTTGTCCGGGAGCTGAAGGAGCCTGTGGACAGGGGCATCCCCGCCATCCTGCTGTTTGGCATTCCGCAAAAGAAGGATGCCGTGGGCTCGGAAGGCTATGCGAAAAACGGCATAGTCCAGCAGGCGATCCGCGAGGTCAAGAACGCCTTTCCGGACCTTGTTGTAATTACCGACGTATGCTTGTGCGAGTACACAGACCACGGGCACTGCGGCGTGATCAGGGATAATGACGTTGACAATGACCTAACGCTGGAACTACTTGCCAAGATGTCCGTGTCTCACGCCAGCGCGGGGGCTGACATGGTCGGACCCAGCGATATGATGGACGGCCGCGTGTCCGCCATCAGGGAAGCACTTGACGAAGGCGGATTTGATTGGCTTCCTATAATGTCGTACGCCGCGAAGTATGCATCCGCGTTCTATGGGCCTTTCCGGGATGCGGCCGAGTCACCGCCCAAATTCGGGGATCGGCGCTCCTACCAGATGGATCCGGCCAACTCTGATGAGGCCCTCCGTGAGGTCGCTATGGACGTGGACGAAGGCGCCGACCTCATCATGGTCAAACCGGCCTTGCCCTACCTCGATGTTATCTGGCGAGTCCGCAACACGTTTGACCTTCCGTTGGTGGCGTATAACGTGAGCGGCGAATTCGCGATGATCAAGGCCGCTGCCCAGAACGGCTGGTTAGACGGCGACAGGTGCATGATGGAGGCGCTAACCGCCATCAAAAGGGCCGGAGCGGACCTGATAATCACGTACCACGCGCTGGAAGCTGTGCGCATACTTCAAAAGGATTCCCGCCCGAGGAAAAAGTGA
- the rpsT gene encoding 30S ribosomal protein S20 produces MANHPSALKRMQQNEKKRIRNMSYKSKVKTAVKRFLLAKEENAADAQALLVRAESLLHKGVSKGIFHRNTASRAISRLAKKLTAA; encoded by the coding sequence ATGGCCAACCACCCCTCGGCACTCAAGAGGATGCAGCAAAACGAAAAGAAACGCATCCGAAACATGTCCTACAAATCCAAGGTGAAGACCGCAGTGAAAAGGTTCCTCCTGGCAAAGGAGGAGAATGCAGCCGACGCCCAAGCTCTCCTTGTTCGAGCCGAATCTCTGCTTCATAAGGGAGTGTCCAAAGGTATTTTTCACAGGAATACCGCTTCCCGTGCGATTTCTCGGCTGGCCAAGAAGCTCACCGCGGCTTGA
- a CDS encoding CHAT domain-containing protein: protein MKVKSSITDLEPPTNQEGKTNPFCRCMFCRLPLMIAMVAVSWLYTCVTLAQPVEQESVGGSDRTATKRLAAGEADKAKKYHWLFREPSPDKSTQEPESASILQKLDREVKEARRLYLAGETDNATIKYRSAIDYLESLVDDAPPGHALLKELEQRLSLYDELATKILGPMHLEPAEDQSARIFHLMEKRRICRRNLALKKAVVLNFFDVPATLLKEEAILLKKLAELREDPLSAANRNAEEALKTKLGEVRKSLHKSSPRYAMFRKGVPMPLGDLRRDLLGKDEMILDFNMFSDRTVVGIITNEKAIYHQVPANRPEIDRTVFNLQDKLREFTSGAQSTFMGHAWKEPCRRIYRALLGKLPPLPTDKPTVFVIPDRSLWYLPFSVMLDSEDRPFGRDRLVSTIPSADMLQFVRSWNSEQGKPNSPGTLLVYESIPWIPEEEMRETASPQAPSKKKREKLSESERIERLILTNPVYPKPSEIVVRIQKMFKKFDVQAAQAATADRLMENRDAREDVALLAVPLAMTDSVEADRQPCFFFSPDKQGRRTLCANALFSTPIRSKLLIMPVSWFDVQDKDTPVGEGPLLLGTAMIYAGVRAGMVNYSDANWGSEEPFLLAVMKKLSEQVPVDKALAEYAKDMPAGLDSSFSGRPPAWAGWILTGDPR, encoded by the coding sequence ATGAAGGTTAAGAGCTCAATCACGGACCTCGAACCCCCAACAAATCAGGAAGGCAAAACGAATCCATTTTGTCGCTGCATGTTCTGCCGACTTCCACTGATGATCGCAATGGTGGCAGTTTCCTGGCTTTATACCTGCGTGACCTTGGCACAGCCTGTTGAGCAGGAATCCGTCGGTGGATCGGATCGGACGGCAACAAAACGTCTCGCGGCTGGCGAGGCTGACAAAGCAAAGAAGTACCACTGGCTTTTCAGGGAACCGAGCCCCGACAAGTCCACCCAAGAACCGGAGAGTGCGTCGATCCTGCAAAAACTGGACAGGGAGGTCAAGGAAGCCCGTCGTCTTTATCTTGCCGGAGAGACCGACAACGCCACCATAAAATACCGCAGCGCTATCGACTACTTAGAGTCTCTGGTGGATGACGCTCCGCCCGGACACGCGCTGCTGAAGGAACTGGAACAGCGGTTGTCTTTGTACGACGAACTCGCCACAAAGATCCTCGGTCCCATGCACCTGGAACCGGCCGAAGATCAATCGGCAAGGATCTTCCATTTGATGGAAAAAAGGCGCATCTGTCGGAGGAACCTCGCCTTAAAAAAAGCCGTTGTCCTGAATTTCTTCGATGTTCCCGCCACCTTGTTGAAAGAGGAAGCGATTCTTCTGAAAAAGCTCGCTGAACTACGAGAAGACCCTCTGAGCGCGGCCAATCGGAATGCGGAAGAAGCGCTCAAGACAAAGCTTGGAGAAGTCCGGAAGTCCCTGCACAAAAGTTCCCCTCGGTATGCCATGTTTCGCAAAGGAGTCCCCATGCCCCTGGGTGACCTCCGCCGGGACCTTCTTGGCAAGGACGAAATGATACTCGACTTCAACATGTTCTCGGACCGTACAGTGGTCGGGATCATCACCAACGAGAAGGCCATTTACCATCAGGTCCCTGCCAATCGACCGGAAATCGACCGGACGGTGTTTAATCTTCAGGACAAGCTTCGTGAATTCACTTCCGGCGCTCAATCGACTTTTATGGGACATGCCTGGAAAGAACCGTGCAGACGCATATACAGGGCTTTGCTTGGGAAGTTGCCCCCGCTGCCGACCGACAAACCTACCGTGTTCGTGATCCCGGACAGGTCCCTTTGGTACCTACCGTTCTCGGTCATGCTTGACTCGGAGGACAGGCCTTTCGGCCGCGACAGGCTGGTCTCAACGATACCGTCGGCTGATATGCTGCAATTTGTGAGGTCTTGGAACTCCGAGCAAGGAAAGCCCAATAGTCCAGGCACGTTACTCGTATATGAATCCATCCCTTGGATCCCGGAAGAAGAGATGCGAGAAACGGCTTCACCTCAAGCGCCGTCAAAAAAGAAGCGTGAAAAGCTCTCGGAGAGCGAGCGAATTGAGCGGCTCATTCTGACCAATCCCGTGTACCCGAAGCCGTCGGAAATTGTGGTCCGCATACAGAAGATGTTTAAGAAATTCGATGTGCAGGCTGCACAGGCCGCGACTGCGGACCGCCTTATGGAGAACAGGGACGCGCGAGAGGATGTGGCTCTACTGGCTGTCCCGCTGGCAATGACCGACTCTGTGGAAGCCGATCGGCAGCCTTGTTTCTTCTTTTCGCCGGACAAACAGGGACGGCGCACCCTGTGCGCAAACGCTTTGTTCTCAACGCCTATCCGATCCAAGTTGCTGATAATGCCTGTATCGTGGTTCGACGTGCAGGACAAAGACACCCCCGTGGGCGAGGGTCCGCTCTTGCTCGGTACTGCCATGATCTACGCAGGTGTCCGAGCGGGCATGGTGAACTATTCCGACGCGAACTGGGGATCTGAAGAGCCTTTCTTGCTCGCCGTGATGAAGAAGCTGTCGGAGCAAGTTCCTGTGGATAAGGCCCTGGCTGAATACGCCAAAGATATGCCGGCAGGCCTGGATTCTTCCTTCAGCGGAAGGCCGCCGGCTTGGGCAGGGTGGATACTGACGGGTGATCCGCGATAG
- a CDS encoding PilZ domain-containing protein — MSGREIRVKEVLADIKEGVDDSTLMEKYKLSPKGLEDLFRQLASANLLDRVRQQSSKQSEGQRRSSRHTVDFVLPVYSEDESQVVGTVLDLTENGIGTRGIRARVNDLKTLVIPADEYFDVGRLRVLAYCRWAARDPSDGEHLAGFEIGELSSNDSLELKKLIDLSDSFYCQEVDEAEEFDEAVEADGFEEVDVSEESATGAEHRSLVRHAVPFQIPIHDAIRRENRGKLVDITEEGFAVDGMTCEKGVEITLVIPAYHYGRQRFDSMVLIAKCRWVKRKESGGYLCGFQITDRTTKNYKELQRLVRACAEG; from the coding sequence ATGTCCGGACGGGAAATACGGGTAAAGGAAGTCCTTGCAGATATCAAGGAAGGTGTCGATGATTCGACGCTGATGGAGAAGTACAAGCTCTCGCCCAAAGGACTGGAGGACCTCTTCAGACAGCTGGCAAGTGCCAACCTCCTGGACCGAGTTCGTCAACAATCCTCCAAACAATCCGAGGGCCAACGCCGATCTTCCAGGCACACGGTGGACTTTGTCTTGCCTGTCTACTCGGAAGATGAATCGCAGGTCGTGGGTACGGTTCTGGACCTCACGGAAAACGGTATAGGAACTCGTGGCATTAGGGCACGAGTTAATGACTTGAAAACCCTAGTCATTCCGGCTGACGAGTATTTCGATGTCGGTCGTTTGAGAGTTCTTGCGTACTGCCGGTGGGCGGCCAGAGATCCTTCCGATGGCGAACACCTTGCCGGTTTCGAAATAGGAGAACTTTCCTCCAACGATTCACTGGAATTGAAAAAATTGATCGATTTGTCTGACTCTTTCTATTGCCAGGAAGTCGATGAAGCGGAGGAATTCGATGAAGCTGTGGAAGCCGATGGATTTGAGGAAGTGGATGTATCTGAAGAGTCTGCCACCGGCGCGGAACACCGCAGCTTAGTAAGACACGCCGTCCCCTTTCAAATCCCAATTCATGACGCTATCCGCCGCGAGAACAGAGGCAAGCTCGTCGATATTACTGAGGAAGGCTTCGCGGTCGATGGAATGACTTGCGAGAAAGGCGTGGAAATTACACTCGTGATCCCCGCATACCATTACGGTCGCCAACGCTTTGACTCAATGGTTCTCATCGCGAAATGTCGCTGGGTGAAGCGAAAAGAGTCGGGTGGCTACCTCTGCGGTTTTCAGATTACCGATCGAACGACCAAGAATTACAAGGAACTCCAAAGATTGGTTCGAGCCTGCGCCGAAGGCTAG
- a CDS encoding class I SAM-dependent methyltransferase, producing the protein MGEDQLTPAQIRRLQKELASVEPFRRLNRILEIGAGRGWFLSEASKAGWETWAVEINNEAVEHLRAKGIAQILVEPAEEFHAEPESVDAVRIWDVIEHLPSPKKAMTRIYSVLRPSGLLRLSTTNFASLSRWVNGPEWVYLNGADHIFLFEPATITHLLEKTGFSDVRIRTRSFNMRRKLYHPERELPTTIPPLVPFRKLIDETVRFTKYGHQMIVTATKPER; encoded by the coding sequence ATGGGCGAAGACCAGTTGACCCCGGCTCAGATCAGGAGGTTGCAGAAGGAACTGGCTTCTGTAGAGCCTTTCAGACGGCTAAACCGCATTTTGGAAATCGGAGCGGGAAGGGGTTGGTTTCTATCGGAAGCGAGCAAGGCAGGATGGGAAACCTGGGCCGTCGAAATAAACAATGAAGCCGTAGAGCATCTCCGGGCCAAAGGCATCGCACAAATATTAGTTGAACCTGCTGAAGAGTTTCATGCCGAGCCCGAATCCGTGGATGCTGTAAGAATCTGGGACGTTATCGAGCACCTTCCGTCCCCAAAAAAGGCCATGACCAGGATTTACAGCGTATTGAGGCCGAGCGGACTTTTGCGCCTGTCCACAACGAACTTCGCTTCTTTGTCCCGCTGGGTCAATGGCCCCGAATGGGTTTACCTTAACGGCGCGGACCACATTTTTCTTTTTGAACCCGCCACCATAACTCATCTTTTGGAGAAAACAGGTTTTTCGGACGTTCGCATCAGAACAAGATCCTTCAACATGAGGAGAAAACTCTACCATCCCGAAAGAGAACTACCCACCACCATTCCTCCCTTGGTTCCCTTCAGGAAGCTGATCGACGAAACCGTACGCTTCACCAAGTACGGACACCAAATGATCGTCACCGCCACAAAGCCGGAGCGGTGA
- a CDS encoding MBL fold metallo-hydrolase, producing MIIEQIQIGGFDIFCYVLGDAETGEGIVVDPGGAADLIVPRAEKRGVSKIKLIVNTHNHVDHIAGNNGMQLATSAPIAIHEADAPGLANPNRAMLAMFGAEASPAAGVLLKDGDTITFGKQSVKVIHTPGHTPGGICLYFPGYVITGDTLFVQGVGRTDLPGGSFQVLQASIRDKLFTLPEDTVVLPGHNYGATPTSTIGREKAGNMFV from the coding sequence ATGATCATTGAGCAAATACAGATCGGCGGATTCGACATATTTTGCTACGTTCTCGGCGATGCGGAGACCGGTGAAGGAATTGTTGTGGATCCGGGCGGTGCGGCTGACTTGATTGTTCCTAGAGCTGAAAAGCGTGGCGTGTCTAAGATAAAGCTGATCGTAAATACTCACAACCACGTGGACCACATAGCGGGAAACAATGGCATGCAATTAGCCACCAGTGCGCCGATTGCGATCCATGAAGCGGACGCTCCGGGGCTGGCCAATCCGAACCGGGCAATGCTGGCGATGTTCGGGGCCGAGGCTTCTCCTGCTGCGGGCGTGCTCCTCAAAGATGGAGATACGATTACCTTTGGAAAACAGTCCGTAAAGGTCATTCATACTCCGGGCCACACTCCCGGCGGAATCTGCCTTTACTTCCCCGGCTATGTTATCACCGGCGACACACTCTTCGTGCAAGGGGTAGGCCGGACGGATTTACCGGGAGGGTCATTCCAGGTCTTGCAGGCCTCCATCCGGGACAAGCTCTTCACCTTGCCCGAAGACACCGTGGTGCTGCCGGGCCACAATTATGGCGCTACACCAACTTCCACCATAGGCCGAGAAAAGGCCGGCAACATGTTTGTGTAA
- the ahbD gene encoding heme b synthase: protein MNRFDLRLVAWEMTRACNLACVHCRAGACPDRSPEELTSEEGRSLIDGISRVGKPILIMTGGEPLIRPDFFDLARYAMSAGLRAVLATNGVLVTPEVAREVAAVGIPRVSISLDGPTAEEHDAFRMIPGAFEASLAGIANLRSAGVSVQINTTLTRRNRQHLGRIMALAEKIGAAAFHVFLLVPTGRARDLVGEEMGPEEYEETLLEFYSLARKTKLETKATCAPQYYRILRQQAKAEGAEVNEQTFGLNARTRGCLGGLSFVFVSHKGELQPCGYFDVQAGSVREKPFADLWENAPLFKDLRTFSMLEGKCGKCDYLRFCGGCRARAYEATGRYMSEEPYCAYQPPAMTRG, encoded by the coding sequence GTGAATCGGTTCGATCTGCGATTAGTGGCCTGGGAGATGACCCGGGCCTGTAATTTGGCGTGTGTACACTGCCGGGCAGGGGCTTGCCCGGACAGGAGCCCGGAAGAACTGACCTCTGAAGAAGGTCGCTCCCTCATAGATGGGATAAGCAGGGTAGGGAAGCCCATTCTTATTATGACAGGTGGAGAGCCCCTCATTCGTCCGGATTTCTTCGATCTGGCCCGATATGCCATGTCTGCCGGCTTGCGTGCGGTGCTTGCCACCAATGGCGTGCTGGTAACCCCTGAGGTTGCCCGCGAGGTCGCTGCTGTAGGCATTCCGCGGGTAAGTATCAGTCTCGATGGTCCCACCGCCGAGGAACACGACGCTTTCCGAATGATTCCCGGAGCGTTTGAGGCGTCCCTGGCCGGAATTGCCAACCTCAGGTCCGCCGGGGTGTCCGTGCAGATCAATACCACTCTGACCCGCCGCAATAGGCAACACTTGGGCCGGATCATGGCTCTAGCCGAGAAAATCGGGGCCGCGGCTTTTCATGTCTTCTTGCTGGTTCCGACCGGGCGAGCGCGAGACCTGGTAGGTGAAGAGATGGGGCCTGAGGAGTACGAGGAGACCTTGCTGGAGTTTTACAGCCTGGCCCGAAAAACCAAGTTGGAGACCAAAGCGACTTGCGCGCCCCAGTATTACCGAATTCTCAGGCAGCAGGCCAAAGCCGAGGGCGCCGAGGTCAACGAACAGACCTTCGGGCTCAACGCACGGACAAGAGGGTGTCTGGGAGGCCTCTCCTTTGTGTTTGTTTCGCACAAAGGCGAGTTGCAGCCTTGCGGATACTTTGACGTGCAAGCGGGTAGCGTTCGAGAGAAGCCCTTTGCAGACCTCTGGGAAAACGCCCCTTTGTTCAAGGACCTCAGGACGTTCTCCATGCTCGAAGGAAAATGCGGAAAGTGCGACTATCTTCGCTTTTGCGGCGGGTGCAGAGCCAGGGCCTACGAAGCCACGGGCCGGTACATGTCCGAGGAGCCGTATTGCGCATATCAACCACCCGCGATGACAAGAGGATAA
- the argB gene encoding acetylglutamate kinase, with the protein MTEQIEALHIPPAQRARMLVEALPYIRAFRGKRIVIKYGGSAMTDRRLKRDFAEDIALISFIGMKPIIVHGGGPQIGELLKKIGKESRFVKGLRVTDPETMDVVEMVLVAKVNKDVVSLINSYGGKAVGISGRDGGLIRAKKAKPARLAGIDEDLGLVGEVEKINPELIACLEESGFIPVIAPVGAGPDEKPFNINADTAAGALSAALRAEKFLLLTDVPGVLDENGRLISSLSEEKAEDLMRTGVASGGMIPKIKCCLSALRGGVPKAHVIDGRVPHALLLEMLTDEGIGTEIVRDLAPGL; encoded by the coding sequence ATGACGGAACAAATCGAAGCTCTCCACATCCCCCCCGCTCAGCGAGCCAGAATGCTCGTTGAGGCCCTCCCATACATAAGGGCGTTCCGGGGAAAGCGCATCGTGATCAAATACGGCGGCAGCGCCATGACCGACAGGCGCTTGAAGCGGGATTTTGCGGAAGATATAGCCCTTATCAGTTTCATCGGCATGAAACCGATCATAGTTCATGGCGGCGGGCCTCAAATCGGCGAGCTTCTGAAAAAGATCGGAAAAGAGAGCCGTTTCGTGAAAGGCCTGCGAGTCACAGACCCCGAAACTATGGATGTTGTGGAGATGGTGCTGGTGGCTAAAGTGAACAAGGATGTGGTTTCTCTGATAAATTCTTATGGCGGGAAGGCTGTCGGCATCTCCGGCCGCGATGGCGGGCTGATCAGAGCCAAGAAAGCCAAACCCGCAAGATTGGCCGGAATAGACGAAGACCTCGGACTTGTGGGAGAGGTGGAAAAAATCAATCCCGAGTTGATCGCGTGTCTCGAAGAGAGCGGGTTTATCCCGGTGATAGCTCCCGTGGGAGCGGGACCTGATGAGAAGCCTTTCAACATCAACGCCGACACCGCGGCAGGCGCTCTGTCAGCCGCGCTGCGAGCGGAGAAGTTCCTCTTGCTGACGGATGTTCCCGGTGTCTTGGACGAAAACGGGAGATTGATCTCCAGTCTTTCTGAAGAAAAGGCTGAGGATCTGATGCGGACCGGCGTCGCGTCCGGAGGGATGATACCGAAGATCAAGTGCTGTCTTAGCGCTCTCAGGGGTGGAGTCCCAAAGGCACACGTCATTGACGGAAGAGTGCCCCACGCTCTGCTGCTGGAGATGTTGACGGATGAAGGAATCGGGACCGAAATCGTGCGCGACCTTGCTCCAGGGCTATAA